A region from the Beduinella massiliensis genome encodes:
- the ilvC gene encoding ketol-acid reductoisomerase produces MAQMFYAQDCNLDLLKGKKIAIVGYGSQGHAHALNLHDSGMDVTVALYEGSKSWAKAEAAGLKVKTTAEAAKEADIIMILINDEKQAAMYNSDIKPYLRPGMTLCFAHGFAIHFGQIVPPADVDVIMIAPKGPGHTVRSQYLEGKGVPDLIAVYQDASGHAQDTALAYAAGIGGARAGILKTTFREETETDLFGEQAVLCGGVCALMKAGFDTLVEAGYQPENAYFECVHEMKLIVDLIFSHGFAGMRYSISNTAEYGDYQIGNRIITEETKKEMKKVLKEIQEGEFARDWILENQTGCTHFLAKRRIEAQSQLEQVGKDLRAKMSWTGSGKEL; encoded by the coding sequence ATGGCACAGATGTTTTACGCTCAGGACTGCAACCTCGACCTGCTCAAGGGCAAGAAAATCGCGATCGTCGGCTACGGCAGCCAGGGCCATGCCCATGCGCTGAACCTGCACGACTCCGGCATGGACGTCACCGTCGCCCTGTACGAAGGCTCCAAGAGCTGGGCGAAGGCCGAAGCCGCCGGGCTTAAGGTAAAGACCACCGCCGAAGCGGCCAAGGAAGCCGACATCATCATGATCCTCATCAACGATGAAAAGCAGGCCGCGATGTACAACAGCGACATCAAGCCCTACCTGCGCCCCGGCATGACGCTCTGCTTCGCACATGGCTTCGCGATCCACTTCGGGCAGATCGTGCCCCCGGCGGACGTGGACGTCATCATGATCGCCCCCAAAGGACCGGGCCATACCGTGCGCAGCCAGTACCTGGAGGGCAAGGGCGTGCCCGATCTCATCGCCGTGTATCAGGACGCCTCCGGCCACGCGCAGGATACGGCCCTGGCCTATGCCGCGGGCATCGGCGGCGCGCGTGCGGGCATCCTCAAGACCACCTTCCGCGAGGAGACCGAGACCGACCTCTTCGGCGAGCAGGCCGTGCTGTGCGGCGGCGTGTGCGCGCTGATGAAGGCGGGCTTTGACACCCTGGTCGAGGCGGGCTATCAGCCGGAGAACGCCTACTTCGAGTGCGTGCACGAGATGAAGCTGATCGTCGACCTGATCTTCTCCCATGGCTTTGCAGGCATGCGTTACTCCATCTCGAACACCGCTGAATACGGCGATTACCAGATCGGAAACCGCATCATCACCGAAGAGACCAAGAAGGAAATGAAGAAGGTGCTCAAGGAGATTCAGGAGGGCGAATTCGCCCGCGACTGGATCCTCGAAAACCAGACCGGCTGCACGCACTTCCTCGCCAAGCGCCGCATCGAGGCGCAGAGCCAGCTGGAACAGGTCGGCAAGGACCTGCGCGCCAAGATGAGCTGGACGGGCTCTGGAAAGGAGCTGTAA
- a CDS encoding amidohydrolase: MLLIKNGMLHTMEDGTFAGDLLIRDGKIAKIAPHIEAPEQAEQVDARGLHVFPGFIDAHSHIGISEEKAGKEGDDCNEGTNPLTPCLRAIDAINPMDSAFHNALAAGITGAMVGPGSANAIGGQFAFIKTSGRRVDDMIVLAPAAIKVAFGENPKTNYGVNGNMPSTRMGIASLIREELFLAREYFDAEKNGGVQKTFGMECYRPLFEGKIPLKAHVHRTDDIFTAIRIAREFGVGLTLDHCTEGHLIADAVAESGFPAIVGPSLASRSKNEVNNSDFKTAGVLAKAGVLVALTTDHPVSRIQYLPLCAALAAKEGLGEEEALRAITLNSARICRVDKRLGSLRAGKDADIVLLDGSPLRIATCVQMTLIDGQAVYKKDARFVPAS; the protein is encoded by the coding sequence TTGCTTCTGATCAAAAACGGGATGCTTCATACCATGGAGGACGGAACGTTTGCCGGCGATCTTCTCATACGGGATGGCAAAATCGCTAAGATTGCGCCCCATATCGAAGCGCCTGAACAGGCGGAGCAGGTCGATGCCCGCGGCCTGCACGTCTTCCCGGGATTTATCGACGCGCATAGCCATATCGGCATATCCGAGGAAAAGGCGGGAAAAGAGGGCGACGACTGCAACGAGGGCACTAACCCGCTAACGCCCTGCCTGCGCGCGATCGATGCCATCAACCCCATGGACAGCGCCTTTCATAACGCGCTCGCCGCCGGCATCACCGGCGCTATGGTGGGCCCCGGCAGCGCCAACGCGATCGGCGGCCAGTTCGCCTTCATCAAAACCAGCGGCCGCAGGGTGGACGACATGATCGTCCTCGCGCCCGCCGCGATCAAGGTCGCCTTTGGCGAAAACCCCAAGACGAACTACGGCGTCAACGGCAATATGCCCTCTACCCGCATGGGCATCGCCTCGCTCATCCGAGAGGAGCTCTTTCTCGCCCGGGAATACTTCGACGCGGAGAAAAACGGCGGCGTGCAGAAAACCTTCGGCATGGAATGTTACCGTCCGCTGTTTGAGGGCAAAATTCCGCTCAAGGCCCACGTGCACCGCACGGACGACATCTTTACCGCCATCCGCATCGCCAGGGAGTTTGGCGTCGGGCTGACGCTCGACCACTGCACGGAGGGGCACCTGATCGCGGATGCGGTCGCCGAAAGCGGTTTCCCGGCGATCGTCGGCCCTTCCCTCGCCTCGCGCAGCAAGAACGAAGTCAATAACTCCGACTTCAAGACCGCGGGCGTGCTGGCTAAAGCGGGCGTATTGGTGGCGCTCACGACGGACCATCCCGTCTCCCGCATTCAATATCTGCCGCTGTGCGCCGCCCTGGCCGCTAAGGAGGGGCTCGGCGAGGAGGAAGCGCTGCGCGCGATCACGCTCAACTCGGCGCGAATCTGTCGGGTGGATAAGCGGCTGGGGAGTCTGCGCGCGGGCAAGGACGCAGACATCGTCCTTCTGGACGGAAGCCCGCTGCGCATCGCAACCTGCGTTCAGATGACGCTGATCGACGGACAGGCCGTCTACAAAAAGGACGCCCGCTTCGTGCCGGCGTCCTGA
- a CDS encoding DDE-type integrase/transposase/recombinase has product MSKSITQDMAYRQSLMKYAQKYGVSRASRKYNKSRSYIYFWKARWDGSMASLACQSRRPHSHPNQHTEAELKLIRDMRRRDPKLGMVELWHRLRRRGYTRRPESLFRVMRRLGLFPQAEKKPAYRPKPYEQMTYPGQRVQVDVKVVPRRCIADPELRLFQYTAMDEFTRLRFLAAYPEQSTYSSADFLKRLFKWYARRGIRVKCVQTDNGFEFTNRFSNSKRNQVTLFEKTAADLGIRHKLIKPYTPRHNGKVERSHREDQKLFYDSHSFFSLDDFGGQLAAHQARTNNRPMRPLLWVSPREFLLAFTVQDV; this is encoded by the coding sequence ATGAGCAAGAGTATAACACAGGACATGGCATATCGGCAATCCCTGATGAAGTATGCGCAGAAATACGGCGTGAGCCGGGCCAGCCGGAAATACAACAAGAGCCGGTCGTATATCTACTTCTGGAAAGCTCGCTGGGATGGGAGCATGGCCTCCCTGGCCTGCCAGTCTCGGCGTCCCCACAGTCATCCCAACCAACATACCGAAGCGGAGCTGAAGCTGATCCGGGATATGCGCCGCAGAGATCCCAAACTAGGCATGGTGGAACTGTGGCACCGCTTACGTCGGCGGGGATATACCCGCCGCCCGGAGAGCCTCTTCCGCGTGATGCGGAGACTGGGGTTATTCCCACAAGCCGAGAAGAAGCCGGCTTATAGGCCCAAGCCTTATGAGCAGATGACCTATCCTGGACAGCGCGTTCAGGTGGATGTGAAGGTGGTGCCCCGCCGCTGTATCGCGGACCCGGAGCTGCGCCTGTTTCAGTACACTGCCATGGATGAGTTTACCCGACTGCGCTTCCTGGCCGCTTACCCTGAGCAGTCCACCTATTCTTCCGCTGACTTTCTCAAAAGGCTGTTCAAGTGGTATGCCCGCCGGGGTATCCGGGTAAAGTGTGTCCAGACCGACAACGGCTTTGAATTCACCAACCGCTTTTCCAACAGCAAACGCAATCAGGTAACTCTGTTTGAGAAAACGGCTGCTGATCTGGGAATTCGGCACAAGCTCATAAAACCATATACACCTCGCCACAACGGTAAGGTTGAACGCAGTCACAGAGAAGACCAAAAGCTATTCTACGATTCCCACTCTTTCTTCTCGCTCGATGACTTTGGTGGGCAGCTAGCTGCCCACCAAGCTCGCACCAACAACAGACCGATGCGCCCTCTCCTCTGGGTTTCGCCTAGAGAGTTCCTTCTTGCTTTCACTGTCCAAGATGTTTGA
- the ilvN gene encoding acetolactate synthase small subunit, with amino-acid sequence MTRYTVSVLVQNEPGVLFRVSGLCSRRGFNIDSLAVGPTQDEDVSRITITLQGDTARVDQLVQQLYKLIVVQKVIVLDPRHSVERQLVLCKVRAGAAERDAIMRIVDIFRARIVDVARTTLTIELTGEDDKIQAMLGLLADYDILEIVRTGAVALQRGEDTIAGGIWS; translated from the coding sequence ATCACCCGTTACACCGTCAGCGTCCTGGTACAAAACGAGCCCGGCGTCCTTTTCCGCGTCTCCGGTCTTTGCAGCCGCAGGGGCTTTAACATCGACAGCCTCGCCGTCGGTCCCACGCAGGACGAGGACGTGAGCCGAATCACCATCACCCTGCAGGGCGACACCGCGCGCGTCGATCAGCTGGTGCAGCAGCTCTACAAGCTCATCGTCGTGCAGAAAGTCATCGTGCTCGACCCGCGTCATTCGGTGGAGCGGCAGCTCGTGCTGTGCAAAGTTCGGGCGGGCGCTGCGGAGCGAGACGCCATCATGCGCATCGTGGATATCTTCCGCGCCCGCATTGTGGACGTCGCCCGCACGACGCTGACCATCGAGCTCACCGGTGAGGACGACAAAATCCAGGCCATGCTCGGCCTGCTCGCCGACTACGACATCCTCGAAATCGTGCGCACCGGCGCTGTCGCGCTGCAGCGGGGCGAGGATACCATCGCGGGGGGCATCTGGAGCTGA
- a CDS encoding sugar-binding protein has translation MSKMKKFLAGTMASMMLMTGAFALAEERPNIICHKAEALTIDGDLSDWNLDSPAVVKDASQVIRDLTFWQGENDCSMSVYTAYDEENLYLAFDVTEDTVYGAIEMLPIDGEDNLKLYLSTDPTADPERTSYGTNDFLVYLIMDEGYWDTAIDRSMVEKDARQRFVSAGMDGGESVIENFVCASERTTTGFIFECAIPWATFSNKNIPVYTPASGDTLSVNFAITDISYPCPGTEYIPQMAWTGTQEIGTNPSLWGSMTLE, from the coding sequence ATGAGCAAAATGAAGAAATTCCTGGCGGGCACGATGGCATCTATGATGCTGATGACCGGCGCCTTCGCGCTGGCGGAGGAACGCCCCAACATCATCTGCCACAAGGCAGAGGCCCTCACCATCGACGGAGACCTGAGCGACTGGAATCTGGATTCCCCCGCGGTCGTGAAGGACGCCTCGCAGGTTATCCGCGATCTGACCTTCTGGCAGGGCGAGAACGACTGCAGCATGTCCGTCTACACCGCCTATGACGAGGAAAACCTCTACCTGGCCTTCGACGTCACAGAGGACACGGTGTACGGCGCGATCGAAATGCTGCCCATCGACGGCGAAGACAACCTGAAGCTGTACCTCTCCACCGATCCCACGGCGGACCCCGAGCGGACTTCCTACGGCACCAACGACTTTCTGGTCTACTTGATCATGGACGAGGGATATTGGGACACGGCCATCGACCGCTCGATGGTTGAAAAGGACGCCCGCCAGCGCTTCGTCAGCGCGGGCATGGACGGCGGCGAAAGCGTAATTGAGAACTTTGTCTGTGCTTCGGAGCGCACGACGACCGGCTTTATCTTTGAGTGCGCAATTCCGTGGGCGACCTTCTCCAACAAGAACATCCCCGTTTACACACCCGCTTCCGGCGATACGCTGTCCGTGAACTTCGCGATCACCGACATCAGCTATCCCTGCCCCGGCACCGAGTACATCCCGCAGATGGCCTGGACCGGCACGCAGGAAATCGGCACCAACCCAAGCCTGTGGGGCAGCATGACGCTTGAATAA
- the ilvD gene encoding dihydroxy-acid dehydratase, whose translation MRVSDNVKTGPEKAPHRSLWKALGLTNEELTRPLIGVVSAQSECVPGHMHLKNIAQAVKDGIRMAGGVPVEFPSIGVCDGIAMGHIGMKYSLASRELIADSCESMAIAHGFDGMVFIPNCDKIVPGMLMAAARLNLPAIFVSGGPMMAGSLRGKTLDLNSVFEAVGAYKAGTLDEDGLDEVESSACPGCGSCSGMFTANSMNCLTEALGMGLPGNGTLLAVSGARLRLAKQTGMRVVKMVEEGLTPDKIMTSAAFKNALALDMALGCSTNSALHLPAIAHEAGVPFNLDMINEVSARVPNLCHLAPAGAHHVQDLQEAGGVMAVLKEISKLGVLEGGAVTCTGRTLFQSYDGAKNDNPEVIRPVENPYSKTGGLMVLRGNLAPDGSIVKRSAVAPEMLVHQGPARVFNSEEEAIEAIYAGAVRSGDVVVIRYEGPKGGPGMREMLSPTSAICGMGLDKEVALITDGRFSGATRGAAIGHVSPEAASGGLIGLVEEGDILSIDIPAGKLELLVDEKTIAARRAKWVCPPPNVTKGYLARYAKLVSSANEGAILK comes from the coding sequence ATGCGCGTTTCCGATAACGTGAAGACGGGGCCTGAAAAGGCCCCCCACCGCTCCCTTTGGAAGGCGCTGGGCCTCACCAACGAGGAGCTCACGCGCCCCCTGATCGGCGTCGTCTCGGCGCAGAGCGAGTGCGTGCCCGGCCACATGCACCTCAAAAACATCGCGCAGGCCGTCAAAGACGGCATCCGCATGGCCGGCGGCGTGCCGGTGGAGTTTCCCTCTATCGGCGTGTGCGACGGGATCGCCATGGGCCACATCGGCATGAAGTATTCGCTCGCCTCGCGCGAACTGATCGCGGACAGCTGCGAATCCATGGCGATCGCTCACGGCTTTGACGGCATGGTCTTCATCCCCAACTGCGACAAGATCGTCCCCGGCATGCTGATGGCTGCGGCGCGGCTGAACCTGCCCGCGATCTTCGTCTCCGGCGGCCCGATGATGGCGGGCAGCCTGCGTGGCAAGACGCTGGATCTCAACAGCGTGTTCGAGGCGGTGGGCGCGTACAAGGCGGGCACGCTGGATGAGGATGGACTGGACGAGGTCGAGTCCTCCGCCTGCCCGGGCTGCGGCTCGTGCTCCGGCATGTTTACAGCCAACTCCATGAACTGCCTGACCGAGGCGCTGGGCATGGGCCTGCCGGGCAACGGCACCCTGCTCGCCGTCTCCGGCGCGCGGCTGCGGCTGGCCAAGCAGACGGGCATGCGCGTGGTGAAGATGGTCGAGGAGGGCCTCACGCCGGACAAGATCATGACCTCCGCGGCCTTCAAAAACGCGCTGGCGCTCGACATGGCGCTGGGCTGCTCTACCAACTCCGCGCTGCACCTGCCCGCCATCGCGCACGAAGCGGGCGTGCCGTTCAACCTGGACATGATCAACGAGGTCTCGGCCAGGGTGCCTAACCTCTGTCACCTCGCTCCCGCGGGCGCGCACCACGTGCAGGACCTGCAGGAGGCGGGCGGCGTCATGGCCGTGCTGAAGGAAATCAGCAAGCTGGGCGTCCTCGAAGGCGGCGCCGTAACCTGCACCGGCAGGACGCTCTTCCAAAGCTACGATGGGGCGAAGAACGACAATCCGGAGGTCATCCGGCCCGTGGAAAATCCCTACTCCAAGACCGGCGGCCTGATGGTGCTGCGCGGCAACCTCGCGCCGGACGGCTCCATCGTCAAGCGCAGCGCCGTAGCGCCCGAGATGCTCGTCCATCAGGGGCCCGCGCGCGTGTTTAACAGCGAGGAAGAGGCTATCGAGGCCATCTACGCGGGCGCGGTTCGCTCCGGCGACGTCGTCGTCATTCGATACGAGGGACCCAAGGGCGGCCCCGGCATGCGCGAGATGCTCTCGCCCACCTCCGCCATCTGCGGCATGGGCTTGGACAAGGAGGTCGCGCTCATCACCGACGGGCGCTTCTCCGGTGCGACGCGCGGCGCGGCCATCGGCCATGTGAGCCCGGAAGCCGCTTCCGGCGGCCTGATCGGGCTCGTGGAGGAGGGTGACATCCTCTCCATCGACATTCCTGCCGGAAAGCTAGAGCTGCTGGTGGACGAAAAGACGATCGCAGCGCGCCGGGCCAAGTGGGTCTGCCCGCCGCCGAACGTCACAAAGGGCTACCTCGCCCGCTACGCCAAGCTGGTGTCCTCCGCAAACGAAGGTGCAATTCTCAAATAA
- a CDS encoding DUF6056 family protein, translating to MMTMRSSAARRRALLCVLAMALSLLLLFRLTVYANDDWDWGSQRGLERLLHGLSGYNGRYLGNALAVLLCRVPTLKALFMAVVTLGLMLVPCLMQRRAKALSCGLLLAGYACVLLMPPPIARQTVGWVSGFINYAAGALCVLLVLYGARGLFLDAPSLPGRWAGPLLFLNGLLGALLMENVTVVLAALPLALYVYGRARGVRGRAMLLAFAGALLGAAWMFSNPAYRATLAGGDFYRTTALGRSLPAMAASAWNAWQSLGASMLVGSNVMLLLLLALCALFARPTHAVGRAARAFLICYPLYPLLRRLNVSWAVLGAYTQHLDAALSLLYLAALLLIARFGPYAAPRRRRLVCYWLCAALLTAPLLLITPVSERCYMPSFALLAAFAVECFGQALEDGVQLTRPLALCAALLCVFYVSIHGRNFLCERERVAYLRACAEAGQQEAYLTQLPYNGYTFLGTPHDADKTLDFLRFYGLPEDMRLTVVSYDEWYQLRRSL from the coding sequence ATGATGACGATGCGAAGTTCTGCCGCGCGCCGCAGGGCGCTGCTATGCGTCCTGGCGATGGCGCTCTCGCTGCTGCTGCTCTTTCGCCTCACGGTCTACGCCAACGACGACTGGGATTGGGGCTCGCAGCGCGGCCTTGAACGCCTGCTGCACGGTCTTTCCGGCTACAACGGGCGGTATCTGGGCAACGCGCTGGCCGTCCTGCTCTGCCGCGTGCCTACGCTCAAGGCGCTGTTCATGGCCGTCGTGACGTTGGGGCTCATGCTCGTCCCCTGTCTCATGCAGCGCAGAGCAAAGGCCCTCTCCTGCGGTCTGCTGCTCGCCGGCTACGCCTGCGTGCTCCTCATGCCCCCGCCCATCGCCCGTCAGACCGTCGGCTGGGTCTCAGGCTTCATCAACTACGCCGCAGGCGCGCTATGCGTTCTGCTCGTCCTGTACGGCGCGCGCGGCCTCTTTCTGGATGCGCCCTCCCTGCCGGGACGATGGGCGGGCCCGCTGCTCTTTCTAAACGGGCTGCTCGGCGCGCTGCTCATGGAAAACGTCACCGTCGTGCTCGCGGCGCTTCCGCTTGCGCTGTACGTCTACGGCCGCGCCCGCGGCGTGCGCGGCCGGGCGATGCTTCTCGCTTTCGCAGGGGCCCTGCTGGGCGCCGCATGGATGTTTTCAAATCCCGCCTATCGCGCGACACTCGCGGGCGGGGATTTTTACCGCACCACTGCCCTGGGCCGCAGCCTTCCCGCCATGGCCGCCTCCGCCTGGAACGCGTGGCAGTCCCTGGGCGCTTCCATGCTCGTGGGCAGCAACGTCATGCTCCTTCTGCTGCTCGCGCTGTGCGCCCTGTTCGCAAGGCCTACGCACGCTGTCGGCCGTGCAGCGCGCGCTTTCCTGATCTGCTATCCGCTCTACCCGCTGCTTCGAAGGCTCAACGTAAGCTGGGCTGTCCTGGGCGCCTACACCCAGCACCTGGACGCCGCGCTCTCGCTCCTTTATCTCGCCGCGCTGCTCCTCATCGCGCGCTTCGGGCCCTATGCTGCCCCGCGCAGGCGGCGCCTTGTCTGTTATTGGCTGTGCGCCGCGCTGCTGACCGCGCCGCTGCTCCTCATCACCCCGGTCAGCGAGCGCTGCTACATGCCCTCATTCGCACTGCTGGCGGCGTTTGCGGTCGAGTGCTTCGGCCAGGCGCTGGAAGACGGCGTTCAGCTTACGCGGCCGCTCGCGCTGTGCGCCGCGCTGCTATGCGTCTTTTATGTGAGCATCCACGGCCGAAACTTTCTGTGCGAGCGCGAACGCGTCGCCTACCTGCGCGCCTGCGCCGAAGCCGGCCAGCAGGAGGCCTACCTCACCCAGCTGCCGTACAACGGCTATACCTTTCTGGGCACGCCACACGATGCGGATAAAACGCTCGATTTCCTGCGCTTTTACGGCCTTCCGGAGGATATGCGCCTCACGGTGGTCTCCTATGACGAATGGTATCAGCTTCGCAGATCGCTTTAA
- the ilvB gene encoding biosynthetic-type acetolactate synthase large subunit gives MKLCGAAILIECLIEQDVKTLFGFPGGAVLPIYDELYKREDRISHILTAHEQHAGHAADGYARSTGKTGVCLATSGPGATNLVTAIATAYMDSSPVVFLTGNVPQQLMGTDSFQEADILGITMSITKHSWLVTDVTKLAQTVREAFFIAKSGRPGPVLIDIPKDVQIAECEYEPASGAGLIPNYSPDHPALQLRPYGAQLEEYKRRVTPYLERACELIEDAQRPLIYAGGGVTDAADELKALSARMDAPVVNTLMGLGSSDPENPMSLGMLGMHGTHAANIAMQRCDLLLAVGVRFSDRALGNAKAFAPGARVIHIDLDRAEINKNVSTTLHITGHARVVLDLLRERLAQQRHEEWVRQAVSMREEYLKNDLFEPRNILHALRDMVGDMTIATDVGQHQMWTAQHFSFSRPRQLITSGGLGTMGFGFGAAIGASVATQKPVVLVTGDGSFRMNLTELSTAQHYDIPVIILLFNNGTLGMVRQWQTLFFSKNYSQTTLDRGPDFIKLADAYGLKGWRVDSLSGFRQAVSEALKEGHPCIVECMLGIDEMVAPMVAPGAPIDSFCLN, from the coding sequence ATGAAATTATGCGGCGCGGCTATTCTGATCGAATGCCTCATCGAACAGGACGTCAAGACCCTGTTCGGTTTTCCGGGCGGCGCGGTGCTGCCCATCTACGACGAGCTGTATAAGCGCGAGGACCGCATTTCCCACATCCTCACCGCGCACGAGCAGCACGCGGGCCACGCCGCCGACGGCTATGCCCGCTCCACCGGAAAAACCGGCGTGTGCCTGGCCACCTCCGGGCCCGGCGCGACGAACCTCGTCACCGCCATCGCCACGGCCTACATGGATTCCTCTCCCGTGGTCTTCCTGACGGGCAACGTGCCCCAGCAGCTGATGGGCACGGATTCCTTTCAGGAGGCTGACATCCTGGGCATCACGATGTCCATCACCAAGCACAGCTGGCTGGTGACCGACGTCACCAAGCTCGCGCAGACGGTGCGCGAAGCCTTCTTCATCGCCAAGAGCGGCCGGCCGGGGCCCGTGCTCATCGACATCCCCAAGGACGTGCAGATCGCGGAGTGCGAATACGAGCCCGCCAGCGGCGCGGGGCTCATCCCCAATTACTCCCCGGATCATCCCGCCCTTCAGCTTCGTCCCTACGGCGCGCAGCTGGAAGAGTACAAGCGGAGGGTAACGCCCTATCTCGAACGCGCGTGCGAGCTGATCGAGGACGCCCAGCGCCCGCTGATCTATGCGGGCGGCGGCGTGACCGACGCGGCGGATGAGCTCAAGGCCCTCTCCGCGCGCATGGACGCGCCGGTGGTAAACACCCTGATGGGCCTCGGCAGCAGCGACCCCGAGAATCCCATGAGCCTCGGCATGCTGGGCATGCACGGCACGCACGCGGCGAACATCGCCATGCAGCGCTGCGACCTGCTGCTCGCCGTCGGCGTGCGCTTCTCCGACCGCGCGCTCGGAAACGCAAAGGCGTTCGCGCCGGGCGCGCGCGTCATCCACATCGACCTGGACCGCGCGGAGATCAACAAGAACGTCTCCACGACGCTGCACATCACCGGTCACGCCCGCGTGGTGCTGGATCTGCTGCGCGAGCGATTGGCGCAGCAGCGCCACGAGGAATGGGTGCGTCAGGCCGTATCCATGCGCGAGGAATACCTCAAGAACGACCTGTTCGAACCGCGAAACATCCTGCACGCCCTGCGCGATATGGTGGGCGATATGACGATCGCCACGGACGTAGGGCAGCATCAGATGTGGACGGCGCAGCACTTCTCCTTCTCACGCCCGCGCCAGCTTATCACCAGCGGCGGCCTGGGCACGATGGGCTTCGGCTTTGGCGCGGCGATCGGCGCCAGCGTCGCCACCCAAAAGCCGGTCGTTCTGGTCACGGGCGACGGTTCTTTCCGCATGAACCTGACGGAGCTTTCCACCGCGCAGCATTACGACATCCCCGTCATCATTCTGCTCTTCAACAACGGCACGCTGGGCATGGTGCGCCAGTGGCAGACGCTGTTCTTCTCCAAGAACTATTCCCAGACCACGCTGGATCGCGGGCCGGACTTCATCAAGCTCGCGGACGCTTACGGTCTGAAGGGCTGGCGGGTCGATTCCCTGTCCGGCTTCCGGCAGGCGGTCAGCGAGGCGCTCAAGGAGGGGCATCCCTGCATCGTGGAATGCATGCTGGGCATCGACGAGATGGTCGCGCCCATGGTCGCGCCCGGCGCGCCGATCGATTCCTTCTGCCTCAACTGA
- a CDS encoding response regulator — MAYQVLLVDDELPALRFIQSIIEKYAPDFQVTHTCPSGEKAYEYLQSHAVDVLITDIAMQRMNGIELAKLARRLQQDIHIVVISGYAEFEFAQGAIQAAVDDYILKPVGISQMKQVLSKLKSALDEEHSSHAAVILPAIACDLPFSKEDIVRYYAHQDYRFVLIRWGGADPRQQNTLRATSLIFPVDKHFFALRGRDDEEQILVFPESELERFLSDISVYMAQRSGLTTWTVIYQPTPQPVAMLHNFLKQAFPALQRQSVIGKHQILPLVLSPHVSRAPLLTPAEINQLNFFCTAGKYGNIKEYFLNLAATLETEAYPQQQVFHLVQQIVLNLAGIVPAVKANYDQMESSIADLFLYASSYGELLTGVYTVLFDDESNARDRKLSARELYDFAIRYIEENYAKPLSVQSVCDELGISQTYLSRLFRKYSDTTFNTYLMKQRMEASIALLQERPDMLLRDVAACVGYEDSSYFSKVFYQYTGKKPSQYASGQR, encoded by the coding sequence GTGGCATATCAGGTCTTGCTGGTGGACGACGAACTGCCCGCTCTGCGCTTTATACAGAGCATCATCGAAAAATATGCGCCGGACTTTCAGGTGACCCATACCTGCCCCAGCGGTGAAAAAGCCTATGAATACCTGCAATCCCACGCGGTCGACGTGCTGATCACCGACATCGCGATGCAGAGAATGAACGGCATCGAGCTCGCCAAGCTGGCGCGCAGGCTTCAGCAGGACATTCACATCGTCGTCATCAGCGGCTACGCAGAATTTGAGTTTGCGCAGGGCGCTATTCAGGCCGCCGTGGACGACTACATCCTCAAGCCCGTGGGTATTTCTCAGATGAAGCAGGTGCTGTCCAAGCTGAAATCGGCGCTGGATGAGGAGCATTCCAGCCACGCGGCCGTGATTTTGCCGGCTATCGCCTGCGATCTGCCGTTTTCCAAGGAGGACATCGTCAGATATTATGCCCATCAGGACTACCGCTTTGTCCTCATCCGATGGGGCGGAGCGGACCCGCGCCAGCAGAACACCCTGCGGGCGACCTCGCTGATCTTTCCTGTAGACAAGCACTTTTTCGCGCTGCGCGGGCGAGACGACGAAGAACAGATCCTCGTCTTCCCCGAAAGCGAGTTGGAGCGCTTTTTGTCCGACATCAGCGTGTATATGGCGCAGCGATCGGGTTTGACCACGTGGACGGTGATCTATCAGCCCACGCCGCAGCCCGTCGCGATGCTGCACAACTTTTTAAAGCAGGCGTTCCCCGCGCTACAAAGGCAGTCCGTCATCGGGAAACATCAGATCCTGCCGCTCGTCCTGAGCCCCCATGTGTCCCGTGCGCCGCTCCTTACGCCTGCCGAAATAAACCAGCTGAACTTTTTTTGCACCGCGGGCAAGTACGGCAACATAAAGGAGTACTTTCTCAACCTTGCCGCAACGCTGGAAACAGAGGCCTATCCCCAGCAGCAGGTCTTTCATCTCGTGCAGCAGATCGTGCTGAACCTCGCGGGGATCGTTCCGGCGGTAAAGGCCAATTACGACCAGATGGAGAGCAGCATTGCCGACCTGTTCTTGTACGCCTCGTCTTACGGCGAGCTGCTGACCGGGGTTTACACGGTGCTGTTCGACGACGAGAGCAACGCCCGAGACCGGAAGCTTTCCGCCCGCGAGCTCTACGACTTTGCCATCCGCTACATCGAGGAAAACTACGCGAAACCGCTCAGCGTGCAGAGCGTCTGCGATGAGCTCGGCATTTCGCAGACCTACCTGAGCCGCCTGTTCCGCAAGTACAGCGACACGACCTTCAACACCTACCTGATGAAGCAGCGAATGGAGGCGTCCATCGCGCTGCTGCAGGAGCGGCCGGACATGCTCCTGCGCGACGTAGCCGCCTGTGTGGGCTATGAGGATTCCTCCTATTTCAGCAAGGTGTTTTACCAGTACACGGGCAAAAAGCCCTCTCAATACGCGAGCGGGCAGCGATGA